CATGGGCCAGTCCTGGTCGTGCTCCACGGCCTGCATGAAGCCGTCGGTGATGAGCAGGGACAGGTTGAACTGGCGCAGGCGGCCGTCTTCGCGCTTGGCGCGGATGAATTCCTTCACGTCGGGATGGCTGACGTCGAACGTGCCCATCTGCGCGCCGCGGCGACCGCCGGCGGACGACACGGTGAAGCACATCTTGTCGTAGATATCCATGAAGGACAGCGGGCCGCTGGTGTAGGCACCGGCGCCGGACACGTACGCGCCGCGCGGACGCAGCGTGGAGAACTCGTAGCCGATGCCGCAGCCGGCCTTCAGCGTAAGGCCCGCCTCGTGCACCTTCTCCAGGATGTCGTCCATGGAGTCGCGGATGGTGCCGGACACGGTGCAGTTGATGGTGGACGTGGCGGGCTTGTGTTCCAGCGCGCCGGCGTTGGAGGTGATGCGGCCGGCGGGAATGGCGCCACGGCGCAGCGCCCACAGGAAGCGCTCGAACCAGTGTTCGCGGAGTTCCGGCGTGGCTTCCACGTCGGACAGGGCGCGGGCGACGCGCTGGTAGGTTTCGTCGACGCTGCCGTCCACCGGCGCGCCTGACTTGGCTTTCAGGCGGTACTTCTTGTCCCAGATGTCGTAGGACGCTGGCTGCAGCGGAATGGCGGCGCTGTCGCGATTTACGGCGGATGCACGCATGGTGCTCATCGGCTTCCTGACCTCTCGGTGTGGCCTCACGGCCCCGTGTTGGTTGTTCTGTTCGGCTAAACCGCTCGCACCGGATCGCGCTGAAACCTAAGCCCGCGCTTTTGCCCGATGCCCGCGTTCCCTGCCCGACCCGTTGACCCTCTCCCCCCGGGAGTGCCCCGTGACACCAGCTCTTGGGTGAACTCCCCGCCTTGTCACACAAGATGTTGTGGTCGCGAACGGAAGAGAAAGTTACCCCTGCCCTTGCCCGATGTAAAGTGATTTCGTCAGCGCCCGATCGATGGAACCGTCGACGTCGCGGTGAGTCGAACGAGCGTTGATTCCACTCGTGAAAAAGGAGCTTCCATGTCTGCCCGTTTCGTCCACCGGTTGGCTGCTGCCGCCCTCGTATTGGCTGCCGCGACACCTTTGGCCAGCCACGCCGCGCTGCCCCCCACCGTGGACGGGCAACCGCTGCCGTCGCTGGCGCCGATGCTGGAAAAGGTGACGCCGGCGGTGGTGAACATCTCCACCAAGACGCGGGTGCAGGTGCGCGATCCGTTCTTCGACGACCCGGTGTTCCGCCAGTTCTTCGGCCTGCAGGGTTCGCCGCGTTCGCGCGTGGAGCAAAGCCTGGGCTCGGGCGTGATCGTGGATGCGGCCAAGGGTTACATCCTCACCAACAACCATGTGGTGGGCGGCGCGGACGACATCACGGTGACGCTGCAGGACGGCCGCGACTTCAAGGGCAAGCTGGTGGGCACCGACCCGGATACCGACGTGGCGGTGGTGCAGATCCAGGGGAGCAACCTGCAGGCGCTGCCGATGGCGGACTCCAGCAAGCTGCGCGTGGGCGACTTCGTGGTGGCCGTGGGCGATCCGTTCGGCCTGGGCCAGACGGTGACCTCGGGCATCGTGTCGGCGCTGAGCCGCTCGGGCCTGGGCGGTACGGGTTTCCAGAATTTCATCCAGACCGATGCCTCGATCAACCCGGGCAACTCCGGCGGCGCGCTGGTGAACCTGCGCGGCGAGCTGGTGGGCATCAACACCATGATCCTGTCGCCGTCGGGCGGGAACGTGGGCATCGGCTTTGCCATTCCCACCAACCTCAGTAACGAGGTGATGCAGCAGCTGATCGCGCACGGCAAGGTGAACCGGGGCAACCTGGGCATCGAGACGCAGGACATCACCCCGCGCATTGCCAAGGTGCTGGCGCTGAAGGACAACAACGGCGCGGTGGTGACGCGCGTGACCTCGGGCTCCGCCGCCGACAGCGCCGACATCCAGATGGGTGACGTGATCACCGCCATCGACGGCAAGCCGGTGCGCAACGCGCAGGACCTGCGCAACGCCGAGGGCCTGATGCCGCTGGGCAGCACGGTGAAGCTGACCGTGCAGCGCAACGGCGCCACGCGCGAGGTCAGCGCCAGGCTGGTGCCGGAGAAGCTGGCCACGGTGGACGGCGCCAAGCTGGATCCGCGACTGACCGGCGTGACCTTCAGCGAGCTGTCGCAGAACCTGCGCAGCCAGGGTATTCGTGGCGTGAGCGTGGGCGAGGTGCGCCAGGGCAGCCGCGCCGCGCAGGCGGGCCTGCAGGCTAACGACATCGTGATCGGCATTGGCAACCTGCGCATCCCAGACCTGCGCACGCTGCAGCAGCTGAGCGGGGTGAAGCCGCGCCAGTTGGTGTTGGTGGTGTCGAGTGATGATGGGGTGCGGTACGTGGAGGTTCGCTGAGGGGGCTGGTTCAACGCCCTGGCTTGCCGGAGTGGTGAACCACGTCGTGAGGCAATGGAAAAGCAAAGGCGCTGGATCCCTGCCTTCGCAGGGATGACGTAGAGGGAGGTTGCAGGGCTTTGGGCTAGTCGGCGCGACTGAACTTCATGCTGGTGAAGGCACCCCTACCCCTTACCGTCATCCCTGCGAAAGCAGGGATCCAGTGCCTTTGCTTCAGCCTTTCGCTGCACCGCGCCAAGACCGGCAGCAACGTACTCACTGCACCCTTCATACGTCGCACCACAAGCTGCGACGCTCACCTCCCGGCGCGAGTTGCGCTAACGGCGGATGAACGTGACCGGCGATGCGTGGCCCGCGTCGCGTTTTTCAGCGCTTCCACCGCAGGAATACGCTTGCGGATTGGCCGGTACCCCGATGAAATAGCCGGGTTACACCTGCACGCGCGCTCGTTTCTCAAGGCGGCTCGCGAACGCCATCATCATTACTCGGGGTGCTCCACCGCCATGTCACAACGTCTTTCCCGCCTGATCATCGTTGCGCTGCTTTCCACCTGCGCTGCCACCGGCGCGCTCGCCGCCGGCAAAACCTCCAAGTCGACCACCAAGAAACCCGCTACCCCCGCGGTCCCGGCGCTGGTGTGGCGCGGCGACTACGCCACGGCACGCGGCGTGGTGGAGGACGTGGCCAAGGCTTATGAGAAGAGCGGCAAGGGCCGCATCGACGTGCAGCCGTTCAACACGGCCTCCGGCCTGGATGCCGTGGAGCACGGCATGGCCGATATCGCCGGCAGCGCACGCAGCAGCTACGGTGACGCAGAGAGCAACCTGCTCTTCACGCCGGTGGCGTTCGACGCGCTGGTGATGGTCACGCATCCGTCCAACAGCGTGCCGAACCTGACCGTGAAGCAGCTGCACGACATCTACCTGGGCAAGATCACCAACTGGCGCGATGTCGGCGGCAAGGACGCGCCGATCGACCTGTACGCCGTCGCCAGCCCGGGTGATGGCGTGGAATACAGTCTGCGCCGCCTGGTGTTCGGCCGTGGCAACCAGCCGGTGGCCGCGCCGCGCCTGTACGTGAACACGGCGAAGCTGGAAGAGGCCGTGACGCTGGATCCGAACGCGCTGGGCGTGACCACCCTCTCCGGCGTGGCCAACAACGCCAAGGTGCGCATGATCAGCATCGAGGGCGTGGCCCCGAGCCTGTCGACCGTCTCCAACGGCAGCTACCAGCTGTACACCCCGCTGTTCCTGGTGACCAACAAGGAAAGCCCGAAGGCCGCGCAGATTTCCGGCTTCATGGACTTCCTGCTGACCGACCAGGTGAAGGGTCTGGCCCGTGCGCACCATCTGGTGCCGTACGTGGAGGCGCGCCAGCTTGCCGAGAACGACAAGGCCCGCCGCGAGAAGCTGCTGGCTGAAGCCGGCGTCAAGGCCGACGTGGTTGCCGATCCGGTGCTGACGGAAGCCCAGCGCCCGACCATGCCGAACGCGCCTGCCGCTGCGGAGCCCGCTGCTGCTGCTGCTGCCGCACCGGCCGCTGCCAGCGCCGCCGCCGGCCAGACCTACACCGTGTCCAAGGGCGACACGCTCGGCGGCATCGCCAAGAAGTACTCGGTGACGGTGGCCCAGCTGAAGGAATGGAACCACCTCAGCGGCGACAGCGTGAAGCTCGACCAGGTGCTCAAGGTCAGCGGCAACTGATTGCCCGCGTGCGCATCCGCGCCCTGACGCTCGACCTGGACGACACCCTGTGGCCGGTGCTGCCGGCCCTGGAACGTGCAGACCGCGACGTCGACGCGTACCTGCGCCAGCACTATCCCGACGTAGCGCGCGCATGGCCCATCCCGGCCATGCGCGCCCTGCGCGCCGAGGTGGCCGCCGAGCGGACCGACCTTGCCCACGATTTCACCGCGCAACGCCACCTGACCATGCGGCGGGCGTTCACCACCTGCGGCATCGATGCGATACCGCTGGAAACCCTGTGGGAAATCTATTTCTCGGCGCGCAACAGCGTCGACCTGTTTCCCGACAGCCTGCCCGCCCTGCGGCGCATCGCCGGACGCTGGCCGGTCGTGAGCCTGACCAACGGCAACGCCGACCTGGACCGCATCGGCATCCGCGAACACTTCGCGCACCACGTATGCGCGCGTGACACCGGCGTGGCCAAGCCCGATGCGCGCATCTTCACCGCCGCCGCCGAGCGGCTGGGCCTTGCGCCGGCAGAGATCCTCCACGTGGGGGACGATCCGGAACTGGATGTGGTGGGCGCGCGCGATGCCGGACTGCGCACGGCGTGGATCAACCGCGCGGGGCATCCGTGGCCGGGGGCGCTGGGTGCGGCGCCGGATCTGGATCTGCGTGACATGGGAGCGTTGGCGGATTGGTTGGAAGCGCAGGGCTGAGGCTAAGGCTGCCTCTGCGATCGCGATAACCATCCGCCTTAAGCCCTCTTGGCGAGGGCGCGTTGCGAAGTGCAACGGAGTACCCGCTGTGTAGCGGCGAAGGTTGCCAAACCCCACGATTCCTCAGCCGTTCGGGCCTATCCTCGCGGAATGCAGAACTCCTCAGCGCACCG
This genomic interval from Dyella japonica A8 contains the following:
- a CDS encoding Do family serine endopeptidase, with protein sequence MSARFVHRLAAAALVLAAATPLASHAALPPTVDGQPLPSLAPMLEKVTPAVVNISTKTRVQVRDPFFDDPVFRQFFGLQGSPRSRVEQSLGSGVIVDAAKGYILTNNHVVGGADDITVTLQDGRDFKGKLVGTDPDTDVAVVQIQGSNLQALPMADSSKLRVGDFVVAVGDPFGLGQTVTSGIVSALSRSGLGGTGFQNFIQTDASINPGNSGGALVNLRGELVGINTMILSPSGGNVGIGFAIPTNLSNEVMQQLIAHGKVNRGNLGIETQDITPRIAKVLALKDNNGAVVTRVTSGSAADSADIQMGDVITAIDGKPVRNAQDLRNAEGLMPLGSTVKLTVQRNGATREVSARLVPEKLATVDGAKLDPRLTGVTFSELSQNLRSQGIRGVSVGEVRQGSRAAQAGLQANDIVIGIGNLRIPDLRTLQQLSGVKPRQLVLVVSSDDGVRYVEVR
- a CDS encoding LysM peptidoglycan-binding domain-containing protein, which translates into the protein MSQRLSRLIIVALLSTCAATGALAAGKTSKSTTKKPATPAVPALVWRGDYATARGVVEDVAKAYEKSGKGRIDVQPFNTASGLDAVEHGMADIAGSARSSYGDAESNLLFTPVAFDALVMVTHPSNSVPNLTVKQLHDIYLGKITNWRDVGGKDAPIDLYAVASPGDGVEYSLRRLVFGRGNQPVAAPRLYVNTAKLEEAVTLDPNALGVTTLSGVANNAKVRMISIEGVAPSLSTVSNGSYQLYTPLFLVTNKESPKAAQISGFMDFLLTDQVKGLARAHHLVPYVEARQLAENDKARREKLLAEAGVKADVVADPVLTEAQRPTMPNAPAAAEPAAAAAAAPAAASAAAGQTYTVSKGDTLGGIAKKYSVTVAQLKEWNHLSGDSVKLDQVLKVSGN
- a CDS encoding HAD family hydrolase, with the protein product MRIRALTLDLDDTLWPVLPALERADRDVDAYLRQHYPDVARAWPIPAMRALRAEVAAERTDLAHDFTAQRHLTMRRAFTTCGIDAIPLETLWEIYFSARNSVDLFPDSLPALRRIAGRWPVVSLTNGNADLDRIGIREHFAHHVCARDTGVAKPDARIFTAAAERLGLAPAEILHVGDDPELDVVGARDAGLRTAWINRAGHPWPGALGAAPDLDLRDMGALADWLEAQG